The following proteins come from a genomic window of Thermoanaerobaculia bacterium:
- a CDS encoding DUF3516 domain-containing protein — MSVRPLLSERLPAHAGASAEELLDRFVTWAADAGFTLYAHQEEALLEVFAGKHVILNTPTGSGKSMVALGMHFKALAEGKVSYYTSPIKALASEKFFALCDDFGAANVGMLTGDASINPQAKILCCTSEVLANMALRSGDLLDAPYAVLDEFHYYSDHERGWAWQVPLITLTKTRFLLMSATLGDMSPIAERLERATGVAVANVTSVVRPVPLDFEYQETPLHETIETLLGANRAPVYVVNFTQRECAELAQSLTSMGMTSREEREAIRAELGDFRFDTPYGKEIRRFLTFGVGIHHAGLLPKYRLLVEQLSQKGMLKVICGTDTLGVGVNIPIRTVVFSKLAKYDGEKVQILSVRDFKQIAGRAGRKGFDDRGWVVAQAPEEAIERKRSAAKGKKGKKGPSPSQPQGFQSRAPMRGPRGSHGSGKGEVTWTKETFERLIQKPPETLKSRFRITHGMVLNLLQRDEEANDPNRKNFASLRELIGGSHEEDSAKKRHLKHAAVLVRSLVRARILVLSRDSQTPYYWVIVNPDLQFDFSLYHALSLFLVEMVPLLEPEHPTYVGDLLTLVESVLENPDIVLRKQTDRAKQAALAEMKSQGVQYEERMEKLEGISYPKPLADWLFGNFDRFARMHPWVGDREIAPKSIGREMWETYASFNDYIKAYGLERSEGVLLRYLSQLYRTLQQNVPILAKTEAVEDVLGFLRTTIELTDTSLLEEWESMLHPELLLRKREEREKAVEAIWVRELVENPKVFAARVRSEMHLFVQALANRNWEEAAIRIVHSPAAALGEAAVPVAADEWDAARLEASLAPFFEEYTDLITSPESRRHHWTQIRPIGDRQWEVQQTLMDPLLDNFWGIRARVDLRRATSVEVPLLKIETISK; from the coding sequence ATGTCCGTCCGACCCCTTCTGTCCGAGCGCCTCCCTGCGCATGCCGGCGCCTCCGCGGAGGAGCTCCTCGACCGCTTCGTCACCTGGGCGGCCGATGCGGGGTTCACCCTCTATGCCCACCAGGAGGAGGCGCTGCTCGAGGTCTTTGCCGGCAAGCACGTGATCCTCAACACCCCGACCGGCTCCGGCAAGTCGATGGTGGCGCTCGGGATGCACTTCAAGGCCCTCGCCGAGGGCAAGGTCTCCTACTACACCAGCCCGATCAAGGCACTCGCCTCGGAGAAGTTCTTCGCCCTCTGCGACGACTTCGGCGCCGCGAACGTCGGCATGCTGACCGGCGACGCCTCGATCAATCCCCAGGCCAAGATCCTCTGCTGCACTTCGGAGGTGCTCGCCAACATGGCGCTGCGCTCCGGCGACCTGCTCGACGCCCCCTACGCCGTGCTCGACGAGTTCCACTACTACTCCGATCACGAGCGCGGCTGGGCCTGGCAGGTGCCGCTCATCACGCTCACGAAGACGCGCTTTCTCCTCATGTCGGCGACTCTGGGCGACATGTCGCCGATCGCCGAGCGCCTCGAACGCGCCACCGGCGTCGCGGTCGCCAACGTGACCTCGGTCGTGCGTCCGGTGCCGCTCGACTTCGAGTACCAGGAGACGCCGCTCCACGAGACGATCGAGACCCTGCTCGGAGCCAACCGCGCGCCGGTCTACGTGGTCAACTTCACCCAGCGCGAGTGCGCCGAGCTCGCGCAGTCGCTCACCAGCATGGGGATGACTTCGCGCGAGGAGCGCGAGGCGATCCGCGCCGAGCTGGGCGACTTCCGCTTCGACACGCCCTACGGCAAGGAGATCCGCCGCTTCCTGACTTTCGGCGTCGGGATCCACCATGCCGGCCTCCTCCCCAAGTACCGCCTGCTGGTCGAGCAGCTGTCGCAGAAGGGGATGCTCAAAGTCATCTGCGGCACCGACACGTTGGGCGTCGGAGTGAACATCCCGATCCGCACGGTGGTCTTCTCGAAACTCGCGAAATACGACGGCGAGAAGGTGCAGATCCTCTCGGTGCGCGACTTCAAGCAGATCGCCGGCCGCGCCGGGCGCAAGGGCTTCGACGACCGCGGCTGGGTGGTGGCGCAGGCGCCCGAGGAAGCGATCGAGCGGAAGCGCTCGGCGGCGAAGGGAAAGAAGGGCAAGAAGGGTCCGTCACCGTCACAGCCCCAAGGCTTCCAATCACGCGCGCCCATGAGGGGGCCCCGGGGCTCGCATGGCTCGGGCAAGGGCGAGGTCACCTGGACGAAAGAGACCTTCGAGCGGCTGATTCAGAAGCCGCCCGAGACCTTGAAGTCGCGCTTCCGCATCACCCACGGGATGGTACTCAACCTCCTGCAGCGCGACGAGGAGGCGAACGACCCGAACCGCAAGAACTTCGCCTCGCTGCGCGAGCTGATCGGCGGCAGCCACGAGGAGGATTCGGCCAAGAAGCGCCACCTGAAGCACGCTGCCGTCCTGGTGCGCTCGCTGGTGCGGGCCCGCATCCTGGTCCTGTCGCGCGACTCGCAGACGCCCTACTACTGGGTCATCGTCAATCCGGACCTGCAGTTCGACTTCTCGCTCTACCATGCGCTGTCGCTCTTCCTGGTCGAAATGGTGCCGCTCCTCGAGCCCGAGCACCCGACCTATGTCGGCGACCTCCTGACGCTCGTCGAGTCGGTGCTCGAGAACCCCGACATCGTGCTGCGCAAGCAGACCGATCGCGCCAAGCAGGCGGCGCTCGCCGAGATGAAGTCGCAGGGAGTTCAGTACGAGGAGCGCATGGAGAAGCTCGAGGGGATCTCTTACCCCAAGCCGCTCGCCGACTGGCTGTTCGGCAACTTCGACCGCTTCGCGCGCATGCACCCCTGGGTGGGCGACCGCGAGATCGCCCCCAAGTCGATCGGCCGCGAGATGTGGGAGACCTACGCCTCGTTCAACGACTACATCAAGGCCTACGGCCTGGAGCGCAGCGAAGGCGTGCTCCTGCGCTACCTCTCGCAGCTCTACCGGACGCTGCAGCAGAACGTTCCGATTCTGGCCAAGACCGAGGCCGTCGAGGACGTCCTGGGCTTCCTGCGCACGACGATCGAGCTCACCGACACCAGTCTTCTCGAGGAGTGGGAGAGCATGCTCCACCCCGAGCTCCTGCTCAGGAAGCGGGAGGAGCGCGAGAAGGCGGTCGAGGCGATCTGGGTGCGCGAGCTGGTCGAGAACCCGAAAGTGTTCGCGGCCCGCGTGCGCTCGGAGATGCACCTCTTCGTGCAGGCGCTGGCAAACCGGAACTGGGAAGAGGCGGCGATCCGCATCGTCCATTCTCCTGCCGCGGCGCTGGGCGAGGCCGCCGTGCCCGTCGCCGCCGACGAGTGGGATGCGGCGCGTCTCGAAGCGTCGCTCGCGCCCTTCTTCGAGGAGTACACCGACCTCATCACCTCGCCGGAGAGCCGGCGCCACCACTGGACCCAGATCCGTCCGATCGGCGACCGCCAGTGGGAGGTGCAGCAGACCCTCATGGATCCGCTGCTCGACAACTTCTGGGGAATCCGCGCCCGCGTCGACCTGCGCCGCGCGACCTCGGTCGAAGTTCCGCTGCTCAAGATCGAGACCATCTCGAAGTAG
- a CDS encoding neutral zinc metallopeptidase has protein sequence MKWRGERQSDRMEDRRGMTPARGGMAIGGGAALLVLLFALFTGQDPQQLLDVIGGGEASVDPNAPQAPTGAPSDEHGQFAATVLASTEDAWTEIFTAQGLRYERPTLVLYSEAVNSGCGSASSAVGPFYCPADQKVYLDLTFFELLARRFAAPGDFAQAYVIAHEVGHHVQQQLGIAEQVTAAQQRASEAQSNALSVRMELQADCLAGVWGNHANRTRNLLEPGDVEEGLRAAAAIGDDTMQRGSSGSIRPESWTHGSSEMRARWLRQGLSTGDPDQCDTFQADRL, from the coding sequence ATGAAATGGCGTGGCGAACGGCAGAGCGACAGGATGGAAGACCGGCGCGGCATGACTCCGGCGCGCGGCGGCATGGCGATCGGTGGCGGCGCGGCCCTCCTGGTGCTGCTCTTTGCACTTTTTACCGGTCAGGATCCGCAGCAGCTGCTCGACGTGATCGGCGGCGGCGAGGCCTCGGTCGATCCGAACGCCCCCCAGGCCCCCACCGGCGCGCCCAGCGACGAGCACGGCCAGTTCGCCGCCACCGTGCTGGCATCGACCGAGGACGCCTGGACGGAGATCTTCACCGCCCAGGGCCTGCGCTACGAGCGCCCGACTCTCGTTCTCTACTCCGAGGCCGTCAACTCCGGCTGCGGCTCGGCCTCCTCGGCAGTCGGCCCGTTCTACTGCCCGGCCGACCAGAAGGTCTACCTCGACCTCACCTTCTTCGAGCTCCTGGCACGGCGTTTCGCAGCGCCCGGCGACTTCGCCCAGGCCTACGTTATTGCTCACGAGGTCGGCCACCACGTGCAACAGCAGCTCGGCATCGCCGAGCAGGTCACGGCGGCACAGCAGCGGGCTTCCGAAGCCCAATCGAATGCGCTCTCGGTGCGCATGGAGCTCCAGGCCGACTGCCTCGCCGGCGTCTGGGGCAACCACGCCAACCGCACCCGCAACCTGCTCGAGCCCGGTGATGTCGAGGAGGGGCTGCGGGCCGCCGCCGCGATCGGCGACGACACGATGCAGCGCGGCAGCAGCGGCAGCATCCGCCCGGAATCGTGGACGCACGGCTCGTCCGAGATGCGCGCCCGCTGGCTGCGCCAGGGCCTCTCGACCGGCGATCCCGACCAGTGCGACACTTTCCAGGCCGACCGTTTATGA
- a CDS encoding YfhO family protein has translation MPDELRPLLLLAAAAPGFWALAGRRREGGLAWLVAVAVATAILLPAILLPNGVPGPSALLGRLAPWSPAESAPAPATAGNPELGDITFQVEPWLLFLRHELRAGRWPFWNPHQSSGAPYWSNGSSAPLFPLHLLFALLPVELGLLLLPWLRVAAGSLGAWFLARELGIGRTGAAMSAVVYPLSGRLVSFLLFPMANALCLVPWLFLAVERLAAGRRPGGRTWALLAVLAALQLLAGHPETAFFTALACGIYLLVRGGDGSRVAVWAKVVSAWTVGLLLAGVALVPLAFTVLETDRWREAAGGEAIGLSTIFTLWLRFVLPNAFGEVTDGTFWGPFLFVPTTVYAGALTLPLAGAALFGWRDRVAPGGTPPGRPVGRSILQRLAPTGDRRLQALGVMVVVCLLAAYHFPGVRELLLATPVVQKMLHHYLLLGVELGLALLAGAGLERWLAGEGRGMLLGALLPLAGLLFGWGAFHDDWHARGQLAEALGATLLALGLPLLVLAGRRLRAQARRRLGPFVVVLALADLAWVHAGINPALPANEVYARTPAIDFLAAQPERMAATGYDFRPNAAMVYGLFDVRGDDSLKLSRYERVYGHELATPHPTFFRPIEHWDSPWLDRLGVRWVLAPPGSAAPVVGWLTAYAGSDATVFDRGRPQPLVRLEDDAPPPLVVSRTPGHWELDWPGTAVASTRLIIAETWDAGWRATIDGRPLAVEAVDDLWLGVRPGASPGRLVVRYRPKGLPSGLGASLIGLVLLVAAAWRLGRGDGGGELLRRRRRDGQDEADAVAAEG, from the coding sequence GTGCCCGACGAGCTTCGACCGCTGCTGCTCCTCGCCGCCGCCGCGCCTGGATTCTGGGCCCTCGCGGGGCGCCGTCGAGAGGGCGGGCTGGCCTGGCTGGTCGCCGTGGCCGTGGCGACGGCGATCCTGCTGCCCGCGATCCTTCTGCCGAACGGCGTTCCGGGCCCGTCGGCGCTGCTCGGGCGTCTCGCCCCCTGGAGCCCAGCGGAGTCGGCTCCGGCACCCGCGACGGCCGGCAATCCCGAGCTCGGCGACATCACCTTCCAGGTAGAGCCCTGGCTGCTCTTCCTGCGCCACGAGCTCCGCGCCGGCCGCTGGCCGTTCTGGAATCCTCACCAGTCGTCCGGCGCGCCCTACTGGAGCAACGGCTCGAGCGCGCCGCTCTTCCCTCTGCATCTGCTCTTTGCTCTGCTGCCGGTGGAGCTGGGGCTCCTTCTGCTGCCCTGGCTCCGGGTCGCAGCCGGCTCGCTCGGAGCCTGGTTTCTCGCCCGCGAGTTGGGCATCGGCCGCACCGGCGCGGCGATGTCGGCGGTGGTCTATCCGCTCTCGGGCCGGCTGGTGAGCTTCCTGCTCTTCCCGATGGCGAACGCCCTCTGCCTCGTCCCGTGGCTCTTCCTGGCGGTCGAGCGCCTCGCGGCAGGGCGCCGTCCCGGCGGGCGGACGTGGGCGCTGCTCGCGGTGCTTGCCGCCCTGCAACTGCTCGCCGGGCACCCGGAGACGGCGTTCTTCACCGCCCTGGCCTGCGGCATCTACCTTCTGGTCCGCGGTGGCGACGGCTCGCGCGTCGCCGTCTGGGCGAAAGTCGTCTCGGCCTGGACCGTCGGCCTGCTGCTCGCAGGCGTGGCGCTCGTGCCGCTCGCCTTCACCGTGCTCGAAACCGACCGCTGGCGCGAGGCGGCCGGCGGCGAAGCGATCGGCCTCTCGACGATCTTCACCCTCTGGCTCCGTTTCGTGCTGCCGAACGCCTTCGGCGAGGTGACCGACGGCACCTTTTGGGGGCCGTTTCTCTTCGTGCCGACGACGGTCTATGCCGGCGCCCTCACCCTGCCGTTGGCTGGTGCGGCGCTTTTCGGGTGGCGCGACCGGGTGGCGCCGGGGGGCACGCCACCCGGACGCCCCGTCGGACGTTCGATCCTCCAGCGGCTCGCTCCGACTGGCGATCGCCGGCTGCAGGCGCTCGGCGTGATGGTCGTTGTCTGTCTGCTCGCTGCCTACCACTTCCCGGGGGTTCGCGAGCTCCTGCTCGCCACACCGGTCGTTCAGAAGATGTTGCACCACTACCTCCTGCTGGGAGTGGAGCTCGGCCTGGCGCTTCTCGCGGGCGCCGGCCTCGAGCGCTGGCTGGCGGGGGAGGGCCGCGGGATGCTCCTCGGTGCGCTGTTGCCTTTGGCCGGCCTCCTCTTCGGCTGGGGGGCGTTCCACGACGACTGGCACGCCCGTGGCCAACTGGCGGAGGCGCTGGGTGCGACGCTCCTCGCCCTCGGCCTGCCCCTGCTCGTTCTCGCCGGACGCCGGCTGCGGGCCCAGGCGCGCCGGCGGCTCGGGCCCTTCGTCGTGGTGCTCGCGCTGGCCGATCTCGCGTGGGTTCATGCCGGCATCAACCCAGCGCTGCCGGCGAACGAGGTCTACGCCCGCACGCCGGCGATCGACTTCCTTGCTGCGCAACCGGAGCGCATGGCGGCGACCGGCTACGATTTCCGGCCGAACGCGGCGATGGTCTACGGCCTCTTCGACGTTCGCGGCGACGACTCGCTCAAGCTGTCGCGCTACGAACGAGTCTACGGGCACGAACTGGCGACGCCGCATCCGACCTTCTTCCGCCCGATCGAGCACTGGGACTCGCCATGGCTCGACCGCCTGGGCGTGCGTTGGGTCCTCGCGCCGCCCGGTTCGGCGGCGCCCGTCGTGGGATGGCTGACCGCCTATGCCGGCAGCGACGCGACGGTCTTCGATCGCGGGCGGCCGCAGCCCCTGGTGCGCCTGGAGGACGATGCGCCGCCGCCGCTGGTGGTCTCCCGCACCCCTGGGCACTGGGAGCTCGATTGGCCCGGGACAGCGGTGGCTTCGACGCGCCTGATCATCGCCGAGACCTGGGACGCCGGCTGGCGCGCTACGATCGATGGCCGCCCGCTCGCGGTCGAGGCGGTCGACGATCTCTGGCTGGGAGTTCGCCCCGGGGCCTCACCCGGGCGCCTGGTGGTGCGCTACCGGCCCAAGGGGCTTCCTTCGGGTCTAGGAGCGAGCCTCATCGGCCTCGTGCTTCTGGTCGCGGCAGCCTGGCGCCTCGGCAGAGGCGACGGCGGTGGCGAGCTGCTGCGACGACGGCGGCGTGACGGGCAGGATGAGGCGGACGCAGTTGCCGCCGAGGGGTGA